The DNA segment GCGTCGAGCCCCGTGAGGTGGAAGTTCGCGAGGCCGAAGGTGTACGTGAACGACTGGTTGGGCAGGTAGCTCGACATGTACGCGGGGCGGTTCGAGGTCAGCGTCTCGATGCCCTTGGTCTTCTCCAGCACGGACACGACGTCCGTCGCGAGCACGCGCGACACCGATGACAGCGAGCCGTGCAGCCCCTCCAGGTAGGTGTCCACCTTCGCCGTCGAGCGGCCCAGGAGCTGCTGGGCGCGCGTCAGCGAGAAGCGCTCGATGGCCGTCGTCTTCAGGCTGCCCCCGGTGGGCTTCCCGCGCGCGTCCAGCTCGGGCGCCTCGGTGCGCGCGTCCAGCCCCGTCCACCACGCGTTGTCCGAGGGCTTCGCCGAGAGCATCGGCTTGAGCGCCTCGATGGACGGCACGCGCAGGGGCGAGGCGTGGGAGGGCAGCCCCATGCCCACCGGCATGCCGCGCTCTCCGGTGACGACGACGAAGGGCAGCGGCCGGCTCTCGCGGTACTTCTCATACAGGTGGTTCGCGATGACCGAGTGCACGGCGGGCGCCCGGTAGTCCGCGCCGGCGACACCGCACATCGAGGAGATGAACGCGCTCGAGTGGTCGTTGGTGCCCTGGTCGATGCCGTGCAGCACGCTGAGCTGATCCGCCAGCGCGAAGTGCGTGTAGCCGTACATGAGCGGGCTGTAGTTGCCGCGCGCGGCCGGGTCGGCGGGGTTCCACGACTGCCACGTCCGCAGCGGCTTGTAGGAGCCGTTCGGAGGCGCGAGGTTCACCACCTGGTTCGCCTGGAAGAAGACGGGCTCGCCGCTGTGGTTGGAGGGCGTGGGGACGCAGAGCGGGATGTCCGCGTCCTCCATCGGGGTGAAGTAGTACGCCGGCCGGTAGCCGCCGGGGATGTAGAGCACCACGAGGCGCGAGGGGACGTCGACGTCCGCGGCGTGCGCGGTGCTCGAACCGAGGAGCCCCGCGCGATCGAGGAGCGCGAGCTGTCCCGCGCCGAGGGCCCACTTGAGCAGGGTGCGACGAGAGGTGTTCGGCATGGTGTCCTCGCTCAGTAGGTGATCCACATCGGGTGACGGATGAGCGCCGCGCAGACGCCAATCCAGGCGAGGCGCGTGTTCTGCGCCTCCAGCGGCAGGTAGACCTGCTCGTACAGCGCCCGGGCCTCCGCGTCCGAGGGCGGCTGGCCGAGCATGCGCAGGTAGAGCGAGCGCAGGTTCTTCTGCACCGCGTCCGGGTTGCTCTTGGAGGTGTCGGCGAGCGTCACGTAGCGCAGCACCGCCGGGTTGTTCTTCTTGTCCACGGCGCGCGCGCACCACGCCTGGGACATCTGCACCAGCGTCTGCGCGGTGGACGGACCGAAGCCCACATCCCGCTTGCGGTACAGGAGCGAATTGCCGCCACCGAGCGCCTCGAAGCGCTCGACACTGCGCGAGTCGGAGACGTACTCGCCCGAGATGCCGGGGGCCCAGTCCCCGGGCCAGATGAAGAACTTGCCGCCGTTCGCCACGTACGGCTTGTTGCGCCAGTTGGTGTCGGTGGTGCTGACGAAGTCCTCGAGGGTGAGCCCGAGCTGATCCATCAGGCTGAGGATCATCTCCTCGGCGGTGAGCCGGCGGACGCTGAACTCCTCCGCCACGGGGGCCTCCAGTTGCGCGGGCGCGGCCGGCAGGTTCCGGATCCAGTCCTCCACCTGCGCGATGGTCAGCGTGACGCGGCCGCTGCTGACGAGCTCGTTGTACGGCTGCCCGGGCGGCATCTGGGGATAGCTGCCGGGGGCCACGCCGTCCAGCAGCTGGATGAGCATGCTGTTCGCGGGGTCGCCGCGCTTCACGTACTTCTCGTTGTAGACGAGCCCGTTCTCGAAGGCGGTGAGCGAGGCGAAGAAGGGCTTGTTGCCGGTGAGGTGGCAGCCCTGGCACGCGGGCGCGAGCGCGAGACGGATCTCGTCGTTCTTGCTCACGGCCTCGCAGCTCTCACCGCCCGGGTCCTCGGGAGAGTCCCCGATCTTCCCGACGCAGCTCACGGCGAGGAGCACGACCGAGGCCAGCGCGGCGCCACTCAGGGTCGAACGCAACGTGTTCATCACAGGCCCCTCCGCAGCTCGGGTTGTTCGAAGAGGTATCGGATGAAGGGTTTCAGCTTCCGGTCGCCCGCGACGAACTCCCGCGCGAGCTTGTCGATGAAGCCCTTCTCCGTGGCCGGGTTCAGGTCGCGGCCGATGAACATCGAATACATCTTGCGCGCGACGCAGCGGTCGAACTCGCCGGAGCGCACGACGAGCTTCCCGAAGCCGAGCGGGCCCATGGTGCCGTCGCCGTGCTCGCCGAGCAGCGTGTACGTGTCGGGCATCGTGTCGAGCAGCACCGCCTCGGGGTTGGCCTTCACCTGCTCGGGGGTGACGGGCGTGAGGAGGGTGTTGGGGACGAACGCGTTCTTCCAGCGGTAGCCCGGCGAGGTGCCGATGTACGGGTACTGCCCGGACAGCCACTCCTTGGTGATGCGGTGGCGGCCCACGCCCGGCATGAAAGGCCACGGGACGTAGGAGCTCTGGGCCGTGCCGAAGTCCCAGCGCTTGAAGGAGATGGCCGCGGGGTCGAGCGTCCGGTGGCAGTGCAGGCACGTGCCGCCGGTGCCGGGGTCCACCTCCAGGGGCGGGAAGTGCACGTCCGCGGGCGGTGGCGAGAAGTTCTGGCAGGCGAACATCTCGAGGAAGCGCGCGGCCCGGACGCGCTCGCGCGGGAAGGACGACAGCGAGCCGATCATGGTGAGCACGCCCGCGGTGGGGAGGCCCTGGGGCGCGTCGGTCGTGGTGCGCGGGTCGAAGCGGTAGGTGCGGTCGATGCTGCCGGAGCGCGCCCGGTCCGGGGTGAGCGCGAGGTGGAAGGGCTCCAGGTCCTCGACCACGAACTCGCGCCACGCCTGCGGATCATTCGGCGTGGGGTGCAGCGGGTCGCGCGGCGCGTTGTCCGCGTCGGGACGCCACCACGTGGTGTTCTTGTCCAGCGCGCTGTTGCCCATCTGCCGGCCGAAGCGCACGTACAGCGCGCGCAGCCAGTTGGTGCCGACCGAGTAGTTCCCGAGGATGAGGTCCGAGAGCGGCCGGTCGTGCCACGCGAGGTGCGCGAAGAGGCGCGCGGGCTCCTCGTAGGGGTGCCGGCGCTGCAGGCCGAAGTCGTGGTTGCTGTTGCTATGGAGGCCGTAGAGCGGGCTGCACCACACCAGGTTCGGGCCGCAGCCGCACGCGGCGGGCAGCATGGGGTCGTAGTAGCCGCCGTTCGCGAGGCCGCAGTCGACCGGCTGGCCCTTGCTGTCGGTGACCTGGGTGACGTCGGAGCCGGCCTTGCCGAGCACCGTGACGGTGGTGCCCGGCGCCCACCAGGGCTCCACCTGGTGCACCTCGGGCACGGCGGGGTTGCCGTCGGCGTCCTGGTCCTGGCACTGCTTCGCCGGGTCCTTCGAATCGCCGAACTCGTGCACGGCGTAGTACGCGCCCGCGTGCGCGGTGTTGGCGTCGCACTTGAAGAGGTGGCCGGACATGTCGCCCTGGTAGGCGTCACCCGCCGCGCCGGTGGTGTATGCGCCCACCGCGAGCCACTCGTGGCCGAAGTTCACCATCCGCTCGTAGAACTTCGGCGAGGCGAGCGCGGCCTCGAGCGTGGCGCGCAGGAGGGATTCCCGCGCCTCGGGCGTGGTCGCGGCGGCCATCGCCTCGTACTGTTCGACGGTGGGCGTCGTCCCCGAGAGACCGAGGACGAGGCGGCGCAAGACCCGCGTGCCGCTCATCTGGTCGTTGAGCGGGACGGCGGGGGGAGGCGCTTCGGGGCCACATTGTTGTGCGTGCGCGTCGACTCCAGTGAGCCCGGACGCCGCGAAGAGCACCGCCAGCAGGGCCGCGCGCTTCAGGTGCAAGTGCCAGTGCATATGCACGAACAATACACCGGGAGCATGACGCCATGACACGGAAGCGCGCTCCGGGCTCAGACCGGGCTTGGAGGCCGTGTCCCGGTATTCGCCAGCCGCTCGAGAGGACGGAGGAGCGACATGACGCCATGGCCCAACACGGGCAAGGCCACGGAGGGCTGGAGAACCGCCTCCAGCCCCGCGTGCAGGTGCAGGAGCCGGTAGAACTGGCGATGGACGTGTGCGTCGGTCGACGTGCGCTCCATCAGCCGCAGCAGGTACCAGTGCAGCAAGCCCAGCCCGAAGGGCCGCTTCCCGACGGCCTGCGGATACAGCAGGTCCATGCCCGTGCCCAACAGCCACGGGAGCCGGATGACTTCAGGCAGCCGCTCGCGGAAGCGCTGCGCCAGGCCCGAGAGCTCGCCTCGTCCGGACTGCTCGCGCAGGCAGGTGTCCAGCAGCTCCGCGCCAAGCCCCGCCACCGACATGCCTTGCCCGTAGAGGGGGTTGAAGGCACACGCGGCGTCTCCCAGGATGACCAGCCCCTCGGGAAAGCGGGGCAGCTTCTCGTAGTGCCGCCACCGGCAGTCCTTCACCTTGTGCTGGGAGATGGGCCCTACCGGCGTGGCTTCTTTCAAGTAGTTGTACAGGTCCGGACGCGTCAGTGAGCGCGCGTACTCGAGGAACCCCGCGTACTCGGTGGGCGCGTGCTCCCCGAAGTAGCCATTGAGGGTGACGAGCCACCGGCCTCCCTCCACGTGGGAGATGAACCCCGCGCGCCAGGCCTTGGGAGGACTTGGATAGAGGAAGAGCGCCTTCCATTCCTTCTGGAAGTGGGGCGGCGGCTCGTGCAGGCACGTCGTGTAGGAAAGGTCCACGAGGACCTGCTCCTCCTCCGGCCGCGCGTAGCCGATGGCTTCCAACCACTGAGGCATCCGCGAGCCCCGGCCACTGGCATCCACGACGAGGTCCGCCTCCCACGACTCCTCGCCCTGGGGTGTCTTGACCCGGACGCCCGTGATGCGCCCCGTGCCCTTCGCGTCGCGGATGAGCCCTTCGATGGAGCAGCCCTCGCGCACCGCGACGTTGGGCCGCGCCTTCACCCGGCGCAGGACGTTCCACTCGAGCAGGGGCCGCGTGCACAGCAGCCCGGGGATGCCGCTGGTGCGACGCAGCTTCCACACCCCGAAGTGGTGCCAGGCGAGGTCTCCACTCGAGTCGATGAGCTCGGCGCCCTGGACCTGGAGCTGCTCGAACAGGTCCGGGAAGTACGTGTCGAGGATGCGCCGGCCCGTGTCCAACAGCACGTGGATGTGCGGCCCTTGCGGAACACCCTTGCGCGCGGCGGGTCCCTCCCCCCGGACATCCCGCTCCACCAGTGTCACCTTGTCGAAGTGGTCCGCGAGCACCCGCGCGCTCAAGAGCCCTGCCATGCTGCCGCCGATGACCACGGCGGTTCCGAATCCTCGTCCAGGGGTTTCCAAGACCCAAGCCTCCAGGGTTTCATGTCGTGACGGTGCCGCTCAGAGGGCGATTGCATCTCACCGGTCTGACATGCCCTCTCGGACCCTGGAGCATCTCCCATGCAGAAGTTCTCGCACTTCACGGTAGCGCTCCTCTTCGCGCTGGGATGTACGGACCCCCAGCCGCCCCCACCGAGTGAGCCTCCGCCTCCGGTGCCCAATGAGAGCCTCTGCACCCTGCCCTCGGCGCCGGACGTCTGGGAGGAGGGCCCCGCGCCCCTCTGCTTGAAGGGCGGCTGGTGCTTCTCCCAGCCCTCTCCTCAAGGCTTCCAGCTCTCTGGCCTCGCGGGCGTCTCCGGCGACGATCTGTGGGCGGCGGGCGAGGGGCGACTCCTGCTGCACTGGGATGGCGTCACCTACAGCGCCAGGACGTCCCCCGCCGAGGGCCGCATCTTCAAGCTCTGGGGCTTGTCCGCCAACGACATCTGGGGAGCCGGCGAGCGCGGCACGCTCATCCACTGGGACGGGAAGACGTGGGCACGGGTCTGCAGCCCGACGCAGGGGGCGCTGACAACGATCTCCGGGACCGCACCCGACGATGTCTGGGCCGCGGGAGGCGACGGTGAAGACCTCCTGCACTTCAACGGCAAGGTCTGGTCCACCGTGGAGCTGGCTGACACCGTTGATCCGATGGCCGTGTTCGCCGTGGCGCGGGACGATGTCTGGGTTTCGGGCCGCTTCGGCGGGCTCGCCCACTGGAACGGACAGGCGTGGACCCGTTTCTCGGAGCTCTCGAGCATCGCCCGCGGCTATCACCTGGTGAAGATCTGGGGCACCAGCTCAACGAACATCTGGGCGCATGGGGACTTCCAGTTCGACTACGAGCCGCCGGTCCGGTTCAGGTACTTCCATTGGGACGGAAGCACCTGGACGGGCATGACCTCCGTGGACGGAATCGTGGGAATCGAGGGCCTGACGCCTGACAATGGCTGGGGCGGCGATGGCAACGATCTGTTCCACTGGGATGGCAACACCTGGCACAAACTCGGTCCGCGGAACGCGGACGCGAAGCTCGCGACGCCCGATGGCTACTACGGCCTCGAGATGCACGCGATGATGCGCTGGAGTGACGGAGCGTGGGTCACGCTCGACGGCTCCCCCCCGCCAGAACAACAGTGGCGCATCCAGCGCATCGTGCAGCGGACCCCCGATGACGTATGGGCTGTCGGCGATTTTGGCTTTGCCCTGCACTTCGACGGCGGACGGTGGACGCAGGTGCAGACCCCCGCCACGTCGACCGACGAGAGGCTGGGGGGCCTGTCGGTACTCAGCTCCAGGGAGGCCTGGGCTA comes from the Corallococcus macrosporus genome and includes:
- a CDS encoding DUF1501 domain-containing protein; protein product: MPNTSRRTLLKWALGAGQLALLDRAGLLGSSTAHAADVDVPSRLVVLYIPGGYRPAYYFTPMEDADIPLCVPTPSNHSGEPVFFQANQVVNLAPPNGSYKPLRTWQSWNPADPAARGNYSPLMYGYTHFALADQLSVLHGIDQGTNDHSSAFISSMCGVAGADYRAPAVHSVIANHLYEKYRESRPLPFVVVTGERGMPVGMGLPSHASPLRVPSIEALKPMLSAKPSDNAWWTGLDARTEAPELDARGKPTGGSLKTTAIERFSLTRAQQLLGRSTAKVDTYLEGLHGSLSSVSRVLATDVVSVLEKTKGIETLTSNRPAYMSSYLPNQSFTYTFGLANFHLTGLDARMDMALRLLKADLCTSVHVSLQQDFDTHNGLGHGYSCAHGRGMMDNVARFLGELKAAPAPGKPGKTLLDDTLVLVMSEFGRSWASRSSDGSYYLPDDHHPYTSICFAGGNVAGNRQVGSYTPRGLGVPVDIIEENGQASKRVPRSADAVTTALRILGMDTHEFFIPGGYGEVVGLRKA
- a CDS encoding FAD-dependent oxidoreductase; this translates as MVIGGSMAGLLSARVLADHFDKVTLVERDVRGEGPAARKGVPQGPHIHVLLDTGRRILDTYFPDLFEQLQVQGAELIDSSGDLAWHHFGVWKLRRTSGIPGLLCTRPLLEWNVLRRVKARPNVAVREGCSIEGLIRDAKGTGRITGVRVKTPQGEESWEADLVVDASGRGSRMPQWLEAIGYARPEEEQVLVDLSYTTCLHEPPPHFQKEWKALFLYPSPPKAWRAGFISHVEGGRWLVTLNGYFGEHAPTEYAGFLEYARSLTRPDLYNYLKEATPVGPISQHKVKDCRWRHYEKLPRFPEGLVILGDAACAFNPLYGQGMSVAGLGAELLDTCLREQSGRGELSGLAQRFRERLPEVIRLPWLLGTGMDLLYPQAVGKRPFGLGLLHWYLLRLMERTSTDAHVHRQFYRLLHLHAGLEAVLQPSVALPVLGHGVMSLLRPLERLANTGTRPPSPV
- a CDS encoding WD40/YVTN/BNR-like repeat-containing protein, producing MQKFSHFTVALLFALGCTDPQPPPPSEPPPPVPNESLCTLPSAPDVWEEGPAPLCLKGGWCFSQPSPQGFQLSGLAGVSGDDLWAAGEGRLLLHWDGVTYSARTSPAEGRIFKLWGLSANDIWGAGERGTLIHWDGKTWARVCSPTQGALTTISGTAPDDVWAAGGDGEDLLHFNGKVWSTVELADTVDPMAVFAVARDDVWVSGRFGGLAHWNGQAWTRFSELSSIARGYHLVKIWGTSSTNIWAHGDFQFDYEPPVRFRYFHWDGSTWTGMTSVDGIVGIEGLTPDNGWGGDGNDLFHWDGNTWHKLGPRNADAKLATPDGYYGLEMHAMMRWSDGAWVTLDGSPPPEQQWRIQRIVQRTPDDVWAVGDFGFALHFDGGRWTQVQTPATSTDERLGGLSVLSSREAWATGSLGSLLHWDGASWARFPAARPLNTVLVDVWGAATDDVWAVTPGNLLHYDGAQWSEYAFPETTTFARIHGTSPQDVWLFSGYGQVWHWDGIAWTQRPSGLPGSPHGVWVGAVDDVWTTHWQGRMTHWDGTAWTDIRTGADSDLGHVAGSGRNDVWATVPNSGVLHWDGVSWSQHSPPLPLGITTVESRAPGEVWIGSDKGLLRYTQ